From the genome of Ptychodera flava strain L36383 chromosome 20, AS_Pfla_20210202, whole genome shotgun sequence, one region includes:
- the LOC139120682 gene encoding uncharacterized protein isoform X1, whose translation MWHTPKKIHQPAFLEDITIHKIQGNCIVEETVSKSNRFRYDPRAIDDRQQRKVEDMDLDGLREVTGGNAGILCYMNIAADPDRQNPDLSEISVTQEVVVTQEETSVIEEPVLPPSLPELAEQCDEQTLIESAMNPIDTNVVQLVSDATVNQSDSDMWYKYRVGRITATRLFDVTRKVSVDGTVSDKNTSFLKCVMNYNPPFSSPATDWGKYNEGIAIQQFLRVNRKFHRKLSVKQCGLILYPRCPIIAASPDALVTCDCCGIRPLEVKNPYKMRHLSIPKYAELPDSCLHITSSGQIKLKSNHPYFFQVQGQLFSLESGVGYFALKTASPYNNLHFEEICFDPMLMEEVYSKCLVVFKSIIIPELIHGKVRKEIEMTGCNVEQTPQVTQECRDEHVENPNENTSCITEYICNLSYTHAHMLHPSDVQRKISAVIFHGKRRDMHDERHQF comes from the exons ATGTGGCATACCCCGAAAAAAATACACCAGCCAGCCTTTCTTGAAGATATTACAATACATAAGATTCAAG GTAACTGTATCGTGGAGGAAACTGTGTCCAAGTCTAACCGCTTCAGGTATGATCCAAGGGCTATAGATGACAGACAACAAAGAAAGGTGGAAGATATGGATCTCGATGGTCTACGTGAGGTAACCGGTGGGAATGCTGGTATTTTGTGTTACATGAATATCGCAGCAGATCCTGATCGTCAAAACCCAGATTTATCAGAAATTTCTGTCACGCAAGAAGTAGTCGTCACTCAAGAGGAGACTTCGGTGATTGAGGAGCCTGTTTTACCCCCATCATTACCAGAACTTGCTGAACAGTGTGATGAACAAACTTTAATAGAGAGTGCTATGAACCCAATTGACACTAATGTTGTACAGTTAGTCAGTGATGCAACTGTAAATCAGTCTGATTCAGATATGTGGTATAAGTATCGTGTTGGTCGCATAACTGCCACTAGACTCTTTGATGTAACACGAAAAGTGTCAGTAGATGGAACTGTGAGTGACAAGAATACATCATTCTTAAAGTGTGTCATGAATTACAATCCTCCTTTCTCTTCACCAGCTACTGATTGGGGGAAATATAATGAAGGAATTGCTATTCAACAATTTCTTCGTGTGAATCGCAAGTTTCATAGGAAATTGAGTGTTAAGCAATGTGGCCTAATCTTGTATCCCAGATGCCCAATAATAGCTGCTTCTCCTGATGCACTGGTGACGTGTGATTGTTGTGGGATTCGTCCACTTGAAGTTAAGAATCCATACAAAATGAGACATTTGTCCATCCCTAAATATGCTGAGCTCCCTGATTCTTGTTTGCATATTACATCTTCTGGGCAAATAAAACTCAAATCCAATCatccatatttttttcaagtgcAAGGGCAACTATTTTCATTGGAATCTGGAGTTGgttattttgctttaaaaacAGCAAGTCCCTACAACAATCTACATTTCGAAGAGATATGTTTTGATCCTATGTTAATGGAAGAAGTATATTCAAAGTGTTTGGTTGTATTTAAGTCCATAATAATTCCTGAACTTATTCATGGAAAAGTAAGGAAAGAAATTGAAATGACAGGATGTAATGTTGAACAAACTCCACAAGTTACACAGGAATGTAGAGATGAGCATGTTGAAAATCCCAATGAGAATACTTCTTGTATTACTGAATATATATgtaatttatcatatacccatgcccatatgctacatcctagtgacgttcaacgtaaaatatcagccgtgatatttcacggtaaacgtcgagatatgcacgatgaacgtcatcagttttag
- the LOC139120682 gene encoding uncharacterized protein isoform X2 — MATCPAAARQFQSWTVPELRQFLITRGVPVGVSLKDELVQNCYAAEQLDLQRKPPITEQLEDIADAKAQKLVLNEGVIRLPDPDGIQFGWEDSPHSFPDVEQSRVESYFDKSQ, encoded by the exons ATGGCTACTTGTCCGGCGGCAGCTCGCCAATTTCAGTCCTGGACAGTGCCTGAGCTGAGGCAATTTTTAATCACGCGGGGTGTTCCGGTCGGTGTTTCCCTAAAAGATGAGCTCGTGCAGAACTGCTATGCTGCAGAGCAGCTAGATTTGCAGCGGAAACCTCCCATCACAGAACAGCTTGAAGACATCGCTGATGCCAAAGCCCAAAAGTTGGTTTTGAACGAAGGTGTCATCCGTCTGCCAGATCCCGATGGCATTCAATTCGGATGGGAGGACTCTCCTCACAGCTTCCCAGATGTTGAGCAGAGCAGAGTAGAAAGCTACTTCGACAAAA GTCAATGA